The sequence attcctaAGACCAAGCCTTGGAGCAGTCAAAAGCACAGGATTTATTTCAAAAGGCAGCAGGCAAACTGCTGGATTGCTTTATTTATCAAATAACCTCATTGCTTCATCTGGACGGTTGTGAGCCCTTCCATCCTGTGACTCTTATGTGGCTGTGTCAGGAAGTGAGGCAAGAGTGCACGAATGAACAAAGCAGCACTTAAATGTTCCACTTCACTTATGTGGGTCAAAATCTCGATAAGACACagaaaactgaaaggaaaatgagCCTTGCAGGCACCTTGCTGTGGCATCAGATCCCTGCAGTGCTCTGCCCCCAGGTGTTGGTGTGCTTGGCTCAGACCCTGATGCTGCTGGTCCAAACGCTGCTTGAACAAACAGGTGAAGCTCCAGGTGTTTCCATGAGTGTGCCTGCACACCTGGGTGCTGCCCAGAGACCTCGGGGGGCTGCTGAGCTCCCTCACCTCACACCAAAGGACAGACTGCCCAGAGGGTGAAGCTCCTCCTGGCTCCAGGAAGACTATTTTTAGCTCGTGTATTTTTAGAAAGTGAAAACCAAATTGAAACCAAGCAGAAGTCAGCTGAATTAGTATCTTCATTACTGTCAACATGAGCAGTTAAACTCTGAATTGCCGGTGTGGCAGTGACATGGTCAGGACCCCTCTGCTGGTGCCAGCTCCTTGCAGGtgtccagggcagccaggcagccACCCCTCCCACAGCGCTGCTCTGAATCCACAGCCCCTGTGTGGGCAGCCTTGCTCTTCGGGAGACATGCTCTCATAAATCATTATTAaaacactgcagagcagcagctgctgtggcacagagcactgcagagagctggggcaaggagcagaggcagctgaccacagagctgcactgcctgggcaggggcagggcaaaAGGTGATGGGAACAAGAgcaaacccaggaaattccctcTAAATGTCAGGAACAACGCGGTAGGACATTTTACACATTCCGAGCTGCAGAGGACCTGAGGTTTGGTAGGGTTTGGAATGAACAAGAAATAGATCCGTGTGTTTTTCTCGTGGGTGTGGAGCTGGTTGTGAATtccctccaaggacaggctcctgcagctcacacctAAAGAAAGGGGAGACTGAAGCCAGCCCAGTGTCCTGGCCTGTGTGTGCCTGGGAAAGTGGCTCAGGGAgagccaggggcagccccagcccctggccctgccctcaCCCTCTTCCCAGGAACAGTTATTTTTAGGTCACTTACCGCAACTAAAACATACTTGGACTGTTTTCAGGCTGACTCACAGCTGAATTCCTGTTCTGGAGGCATTTTCAGTCCACACCCAAAATTaggaaagacaaaacaaaatgaaaccaaaaaaGCCCTGTCTGAATCAGAACCAAAGCCTATGCCCAGCTGTGCTGATGCCAGGGCCTGCAGCCCAatgtggctctgcctgggggaACCTGCACCCACCTTGGTCCTGCTTAGCCCAGCTCAGGTGAACCAGGTAGTGCTTTGGAGCTTTATTAATTGAAATTTCTCCATGTACCACTCAGGAGTAGAGGAATTAGGCAGAGAGGAACATGCATGTGAAGCTTGAACATAGCGGTTtatattctctttttttatcaCATTTTTAATTGCAAAACCAGCAGCATCACAGTTAATTGTGTAATGATCAGAAGTTTCACTCATTAGTTTAGGTAAGTGGAAGTCATGGAGACTTTAGAGATTGCCACTAAATCAAAGGTACAAACCAGGGCTGTCCCAGAAGGGGGAAGGACAGAGCCCAGTAGGTTTTTGAGTGCCTCTGAGGTGCTGGGGCTCTGTGTGGAGCAGGGATCAGGCAGGGACCGGCTCCTCATTAGCTCCTGGTTCATTAGTGCAACTGCTAATAAAGTTTGAACTCTGAGGTCTGAATTCTGCTTCAGGCTATAGATTCCACAGGCACTTATAGACAGCTATAATGAGGATAGGTAGCTGCACGCCCTGGTAAGTGGCTGTGTGAGTGCCCATGTGGGTGTGCCTGGCTGTCCTGGTGACCTGTGAGGGCACGTtttgtcccagcccaggcccaCGTTATGGCTCACAAAGCAGCTGTCTGAGAGCAGTGTGCTTTCCCTCAGAGAGCTGGCTTGATGGCCTTTTGATGACAGTGTCAATGGGCTGTGGGTACCCcgctgctgtcctgctgggacGGGGCAGAGCATCCCTCCTGGCgtgctgcaggcagctcagcagaaACCTCCTGTACAATGAGGTGACAGTGCATTTAGAGAACACAATCAGCTCATACCTATTCTATTGCATAAATAAAGTTATCTAAAACAATGGCACATTGCTGAATGCTCTCCCTCAGAGAGTTTCCTCCCAGACCTCTCCCACCACAAGGGCACTGCTCACTCATTCACTTCCCAGTGCTTGTCAGCCTGCCCAGGAGCTGTCTTGTTTTGGCCATCAGCATCTCTCTGAAGTGGTCACCcatcaggaaataaaaaacGGGATTGATGGCACTATTTAGAAAGGCAAAGGGTCTGGTGATGATGTAAATGGTGCTGATGACTCCCTTGGTGCACTCAGAGACGTTCAGGGCCGGAATTCGGGAGGCGATCCGGACGTTGCGCATGACGTGGTAGGGAGTAAAGAGCAGGGAGAAGATCACCACGGTGAGGATCACCAGGGTCAGGGGCTTCTCCAGGGTCAGGGCAGAGTGGATCTGCTCGCTCCTGTTCTGGAGAAAACGAACCATCTTCACATAGAAGCAGCACATGGTCAGCAGGGGAATGAGGAAGCCAAAGACGGTCAGGAACATGCTGTAGACGAGGTTTGTCACGGGGTCTCCGGAGCTCGCGTAGTCAAGACACTTGTAGTTATTGTCAGGCGTTATAGGCTCCAGGAaatgcagcagaggcagcagctccaggatcaCCCCGATCCATACGGCAACAGACACCATAACAGCTGTGCTCCTCTTCTGCAGGATGTGGTCCCTGAAGGGGTGTTTCATCAGCATGTACCGGTCAACACTGATAACCGTGAGGAAGAGGATGCTGCTGTACAGGTTGGCGTGCAGCAGGAATCTGTTGCTGTGGCACAGAATGCTCTCCTTTGCCCACTGATCTTTGGAGTAGCTGTTCACCAGATTTGGCAGAGTGCACAGAAACAGCAAATCTGATATGGATAAATTGAACAGGTAGATGTTGCcgcttttccattttttcaggCAGAAAACATAGCCAAACACCACGATGGTGTTTCCAATGGCACCTATAATGAACTCAAGGCTGTACATGGTGGAGAGATAATACTTTTCCAGTACTCTGTTTGTCAGAAAATAGTCACTGGTCTCATTCACAGCCTggaaaatcaaaagaaaaataaacaccaaACCCAAGTAAAAGATCATAGCACAGTTATTGTTATATCATTGCTGTAATCAGTGAATGCAGCCTGCAATTTCCTTCCAGCCCACAGGGTAAGTAGATATGTGACCTCAAACGTCTCTCACACACAGAACTGGTACTTGCAGACACTGATCACAGTTACAGAAGGAGATGAAAACTCTCCTGAGCAAAGACCTGTGTGAGGAACTCAAGTGGGAGCATCACCTGAATGAAGGCATCAGTCACAACATTCCAGCTTGGCCAaagccagggcagtgccaggggccAGGAAAGTGAAACCAGCCCATGGGTGCCCTGTCAGAGCCTCGTGGAGTCATCTGCCCCTGTTACCCAACACCAGTCCCGTGGGTCCTGCCTTGTCACTGCAGCAGAGGTTAGCTGACAGGGCTGCTGAGGGAtgaaggcagcagcactgctcagaACTGGCTGGGGAGCCAGGAGAGATGTGTTTGTTAAATTAACCCAGCCCTTAATCGAGCACTTTGTGAGCTGTGCTGGAAACTGGGTACCAGGATTGCATGGAGGATGGAGCCCATCTCCTGTGCATTCTGCCAAAGCTTCCTTCAAAGCTGCACCACACATGAACTTGCTTTCTTTCTAAAggctggttaaaaaaaaatgctttcatcTTCAGGGAAAGAAATAGAGCAGGATCTCAAGTGTTTactcctctccctcctcagcaAAGCcacctgtccctgccacagGACACACACAGCTTTTAGTGAGAGCCTTGGATAAAGTGTCAGCAAACAACTGGAAAGCAG comes from Agelaius phoeniceus isolate bAgePho1 chromosome 10, bAgePho1.hap1, whole genome shotgun sequence and encodes:
- the SUCNR1 gene encoding succinate receptor 1; translation: MGSILHAILAVNETSDYFLTNRVLEKYYLSTMYSLEFIIGAIGNTIVVFGYVFCLKKWKSGNIYLFNLSISDLLFLCTLPNLVNSYSKDQWAKESILCHSNRFLLHANLYSSILFLTVISVDRYMLMKHPFRDHILQKRSTAVMVSVAVWIGVILELLPLLHFLEPITPDNNYKCLDYASSGDPVTNLVYSMFLTVFGFLIPLLTMCCFYVKMVRFLQNRSEQIHSALTLEKPLTLVILTVVIFSLLFTPYHVMRNVRIASRIPALNVSECTKGVISTIYIITRPFAFLNSAINPVFYFLMGDHFREMLMAKTRQLLGRLTSTGK